One region of Aurantimonas sp. HBX-1 genomic DNA includes:
- a CDS encoding response regulator has protein sequence MVEDNLLVALDLIRGLQELKAELLGPVSRVQEALALISSTPPHAAVLDVNLLDGSVAPVADSLRRMGVPFVLLTGFDLPDEMKKNHPDVRAYSKPADPIQMGEKLAELLGR, from the coding sequence GTGGTTGAGGACAATCTGCTGGTCGCGTTGGATCTAATCCGCGGACTGCAGGAACTTAAGGCCGAGTTGCTAGGCCCTGTTTCGCGGGTTCAGGAGGCCTTGGCCCTGATCTCCTCTACTCCGCCACATGCGGCAGTGCTGGACGTCAATCTTCTCGACGGCTCGGTTGCACCAGTTGCCGATAGTCTTCGGCGTATGGGAGTACCTTTCGTGCTCCTCACCGGTTTCGATCTTCCGGACGAGATGAAAAAAAACCACCCCGACGTACGTGCCTATAGCAAGCCAGCCGACCCCATTCAGATGGGTGAGAAGCTCGCGGAACTCCTGGGCCGATGA
- a CDS encoding glucan biosynthesis protein translates to MRDDWRSRRTFTIPWWRETSLLRQKIADIGLTPITSMFMRGEADRGSVSDFRPQIEDSEALSIRIGADIWLLRPLRNPKAIATFRWNGSDVERLWSSTGTKTIRTPYHVQDHSIRSRSRPRSGRLCLRSG, encoded by the coding sequence GTGCGAGACGATTGGCGCTCACGCCGTACTTTCACAATTCCGTGGTGGCGGGAGACCTCGCTTTTACGTCAGAAGATCGCCGATATTGGACTGACGCCGATCACCAGCATGTTCATGCGGGGCGAAGCCGATCGGGGCAGTGTCTCCGATTTCCGACCGCAGATCGAAGACTCGGAGGCGCTTTCGATCCGTATTGGAGCCGACATTTGGCTGTTGCGTCCGCTTCGCAATCCGAAGGCGATCGCGACTTTTCGCTGGAACGGATCGGATGTTGAACGATTGTGGTCCTCGACAGGGACGAAGACCATTAGGACACCATACCATGTTCAAGACCACAGCATCCGCAGCCGTTCTCGTCCTCGCTCTGGCAGGCTCTGCCTTCGCTCAGGGTAA
- a CDS encoding transposase encodes MQDQIVDLARAGRSTEDLAREFELCAATIHGWIKQAHRDGGRRDDGVTSQEREELRHLRRENRQLRQERDILAKAAAWFAQSDATSSRSSNA; translated from the coding sequence ATTCAGGACCAGATCGTCGACCTGGCACGGGCTGGCCGCAGCACGGAGGATCTGGCGCGCGAATTCGAGCTGTGTGCCGCGACCATCCACGGCTGGATCAAGCAGGCCCATCGTGATGGCGGCCGCCGCGATGATGGCGTGACCAGCCAGGAGCGCGAAGAGCTTCGCCACCTTCGCAGGGAAAACCGCCAGCTTCGACAGGAGAGAGATATCCTGGCAAAGGCCGCTGCCTGGTTTGCTCAGAGCGACGCGACGTCGTCTCGATCTTCAAATGCATGA
- a CDS encoding OmpA family protein: MAYRILLLLASVSSVAMAPVTFAGENERALLLMAQAETLLPLDDGAAAQAAAEQEAAAAEAARVAEEEAARLAQEAAAAAEQEAAAQAAAEQEAAAAEAARVAEEEAARLAQEAAAAAEQEAAAQAAAEQEAAAAEAARVAEEEAARLAQEAAAAAEQEAAAQAAAGQEAAAAEAARVAEEEAARLAKEAAAAAEQEAAVRAAAEQEAAAAEAARVAEEEAARLAKEAAAAAEQEAAVRAAAEQEAAAAEAARVAEEEAARLAQESAAAAEQEAAAQAAAEQEAATEAARVADEEAARLAQEAAAAAEQEAAAQAAAEQEAAAEATRVAEEEAARLAQEAAAAAEQEAAARAAAEQEAAAAEAARVAEEEAARLAQEAAAAAEQEAAAQAAAEQEAAAAEAARTKAEGAAVEAVETDVELPLDAREERRREREHRREGPARAAEQPAQIAPNPSNPQVPVAPVPEAASQQVAPVNPASAPVGEAVPAADGRTDVREERRLNRQRRRDERREEPAGAAAQPDASVPSTVAREPVPAESAPPPTAAPANTVGQSLPATGQPTSAREERRQERGRRQKEREATPTVSQPSSISSSPTPGESSADAREDRRRARELRRENRDPGPASTVAPDAAATTTVEQQLQIQGGSEELDELRRLQRKLEREREQVEGSQRDDGFGTGARSERRQRRQERRRDGVAVERRDGEALRGDNRPERRRERRNDRGDRGEIVERQGDRIIIQLGDQLIIQPEQEGDRLLSRARDVEVEDLGNGETLTTVFRGNGVRVETVRNAYGDIVLRTRILANGDEIVLIDNLGFEEPQPDLAFGDRRYYAEIAPLPPLVLEIPQKEYVVETRVATQRQVEAALTAPPVEDVERIYSLDEVRYSNRLRDKVRRVDLDTINFAFGSAVVGLEELDALDSVGLALEETIANSPDEIFLIEGHTDAVGSDEANLLLSDRRAEAVAVALSEDFDIPPENLVTQGYGEQHLKLQTTEAERENRRVAIRRITPLIRAER; the protein is encoded by the coding sequence ATGGCGTACCGTATCCTCCTGTTGCTGGCATCAGTCTCGAGCGTGGCGATGGCTCCAGTCACCTTCGCCGGCGAGAACGAGCGAGCACTCCTCCTGATGGCGCAGGCGGAAACGTTACTGCCTCTGGACGATGGCGCTGCCGCCCAAGCCGCTGCCGAGCAGGAGGCCGCAGCGGCCGAGGCAGCCCGCGTCGCTGAGGAAGAAGCTGCCCGTCTGGCTCAGGAAGCGGCCGCCGCCGCCGAACAGGAAGCTGCCGCCCAGGCCGCTGCCGAGCAGGAAGCCGCAGCCGCCGAGGCAGCCCGTGTCGCGGAGGAGGAGGCGGCCCGTCTGGCTCAGGAAGCGGCGGCCGCCGCCGAACAGGAAGCTGCTGCCCAGGCCGCTGCCGAGCAGGAAGCCGCAGCCGCCGAGGCAGCCCGTGTCGCGGAGGAGGAGGCGGCCCGTCTGGCTCAGGAAGCGGCGGCCGCCGCCGAACAGGAAGCTGCTGCCCAGGCCGCCGCCGGGCAGGAGGCCGCAGCAGCCGAGGCAGCCCGTGTCGCGGAGGAGGAGGCTGCCCGTCTGGCTAAGGAAGCGGCGGCGGCCGCCGAACAGGAAGCTGCCGTCCGGGCCGCCGCCGAGCAGGAGGCCGCAGCAGCCGAGGCAGCCCGTGTCGCGGAGGAGGAGGCGGCCCGTCTGGCTAAGGAAGCGGCGGCGGCCGCCGAACAGGAAGCTGCCGTCCGGGCCGCCGCCGAGCAGGAGGCCGCAGCCGCCGAGGCAGCCCGTGTCGCGGAGGAGGAGGCTGCCCGTCTGGCGCAGGAGTCGGCCGCTGCCGCCGAACAGGAAGCTGCCGCCCAGGCCGCCGCCGAGCAGGAAGCCGCCACCGAGGCAGCCCGTGTCGCGGATGAAGAAGCCGCCCGTCTGGCGCAGGAGGCAGCCGCTGCCGCCGAACAGGAAGCTGCCGCCCAGGCCGCCGCCGAGCAGGAAGCCGCCGCCGAGGCAACCCGTGTCGCGGAGGAAGAGGCCGCCCGCTTGGCGCAGGAGGCAGCCGCTGCCGCCGAACAGGAAGCTGCCGCCCGGGCCGCGGCCGAGCAGGAAGCTGCAGCGGCCGAGGCAGCCCGTGTCGCGGAGGAAGAGGCCGCCCGTCTGGCGCAGGAGGCAGCCGCTGCCGCCGAACAGGAAGCTGCCGCTCAGGCCGCCGCCGAGCAGGAAGCTGCAGCAGCCGAGGCAGCCCGGACTAAGGCTGAAGGCGCCGCAGTCGAGGCCGTGGAGACTGACGTCGAATTACCTCTCGATGCCCGCGAGGAGCGTCGCCGAGAACGCGAACACCGTCGCGAAGGGCCCGCGAGAGCTGCCGAACAACCGGCCCAGATTGCACCCAATCCATCAAATCCTCAGGTGCCTGTGGCACCCGTTCCCGAGGCGGCATCTCAGCAAGTCGCGCCGGTGAACCCTGCGTCGGCGCCGGTTGGGGAGGCTGTCCCCGCTGCAGACGGGCGGACGGACGTCCGCGAAGAACGTCGCCTAAACAGACAGCGCAGACGCGACGAGCGGCGGGAAGAGCCTGCAGGAGCCGCGGCGCAGCCGGATGCAAGCGTTCCCTCGACAGTGGCTAGGGAACCCGTGCCGGCGGAGTCTGCACCCCCTCCTACGGCCGCACCAGCGAACACGGTGGGCCAGAGCCTGCCCGCCACGGGACAGCCAACGTCCGCTCGCGAAGAACGCCGCCAGGAGCGCGGGCGCAGGCAGAAAGAGCGCGAAGCCACACCGACGGTCTCCCAGCCTTCTTCGATTAGTTCGTCGCCGACGCCGGGAGAGTCGTCCGCGGACGCTCGCGAAGATCGCCGACGCGCGCGTGAGCTACGACGTGAAAACCGAGACCCTGGCCCGGCAAGTACCGTCGCGCCGGACGCCGCCGCTACAACGACGGTGGAGCAGCAGCTGCAGATACAAGGAGGATCCGAGGAGCTCGATGAACTGCGGCGACTACAGAGAAAACTTGAGCGCGAGCGCGAGCAAGTTGAAGGCAGTCAGCGAGACGACGGGTTCGGAACGGGCGCACGGTCCGAGCGCCGGCAACGGCGGCAGGAGCGTCGCAGGGATGGTGTGGCGGTCGAGCGCCGCGACGGGGAGGCCCTACGCGGCGACAATCGACCCGAGAGACGGCGGGAGCGCCGGAATGATCGTGGTGACCGCGGCGAGATCGTCGAGCGGCAAGGTGACCGGATCATCATTCAGCTCGGCGATCAGCTCATCATCCAGCCGGAACAGGAAGGCGACCGGCTGTTGTCCAGGGCACGCGACGTCGAGGTCGAGGATCTGGGCAATGGCGAGACCCTCACCACCGTCTTCCGCGGGAACGGGGTGCGCGTCGAAACCGTGCGCAACGCCTACGGCGACATTGTGTTGCGGACGCGCATCTTGGCGAACGGCGATGAGATCGTCTTGATCGACAATCTCGGTTTCGAGGAGCCTCAGCCCGACCTGGCGTTCGGCGATCGCCGGTACTACGCCGAGATTGCCCCCCTGCCGCCACTCGTCCTTGAAATCCCGCAGAAGGAATACGTCGTCGAAACTCGGGTTGCGACGCAGCGCCAGGTGGAGGCAGCGCTGACGGCGCCGCCGGTCGAGGATGTGGAACGCATCTATTCGCTGGACGAGGTACGCTACAGCAACCGCCTGCGCGACAAGGTGCGGCGGGTCGATCTCGACACGATCAACTTCGCCTTCGGCAGCGCTGTCGTGGGTCTGGAGGAACTCGACGCATTGGACAGCGTCGGGCTCGCCCTCGAGGAAACCATCGCAAACAGTCCAGATGAGATCTTCCTGATCGAAGGCCACACCGACGCCGTGGGCTCGGACGAAGCAAACCTGCTCTTGTCCGACCGCCGGGCCGAAGCGGTCGCCGTGGCACTGTCGGAAGACTTTGACATTCCTCCTGAAAACCTTGTGACCCAGGGCTATGGCGAGCAACATCTAAAGCTGCAGACGACTGAAGCCGAACGTGAAAACCGGCGCGTCGCCATCCGCCGGATCACCCCGCTGATACGCGCTGAACGTTAG